The Streptomyces sp. NBC_00454 DNA segment CCAGCTCGGCGCGGAGCTGCTGCGCCTGGGCAACAGCTATCTGGACGTCCACGAGCTGCGGGCCCGCGCCCTGGTCTGGACGGACGATCTGGCCCGTGCGAGCGGGGAGAGCGTGTACGTGGGGGTGCTCCACAAGAGCGGGGTGCTGATCATGCACCACGTCTTCCGGCCCGACGACAGCCGTCAGGTGCTGGAGGTGGGGGCCATGCAGCCGCTGCACTCCACGGCCCTGGGCAAGGTGCTGTCGGCGTACGACCCGGTGGCGCACACGCAGGTCATGGAGGTGGAGCGGGAGGCGTTCACCCCCCGCACGGTCACGGACGGGGCGGGCTTCGAGGAGATCCTGGAGCTGACCCGGGCCCGCGGCTGGGCCAGCGACATCGAGGAGACCTG contains these protein-coding regions:
- a CDS encoding IclR family transcriptional regulator, whose protein sequence is MARNIQSLERAAAMLRLLAGGERRLGLSDVASSLGLAKGTAHGILRTLQAEGFVEQDPASGRYQLGAELLRLGNSYLDVHELRARALVWTDDLARASGESVYVGVLHKSGVLIMHHVFRPDDSRQVLEVGAMQPLHSTALGKVLSAYDPVAHTQVMEVEREAFTPRTVTDGAGFEEILELTRARGWASDIEETWDGLASVAAPIHDRRRMPVGAVAVAGAVERMCGDSGDPRASLVASVRDCARAVSRDLGAGRF